AAAACCGTCAATGTGGTTACTACAATAGACATTAATATAGCTGTGAACAGGATAGATTTCATATTGTTTCCTATCCATACAATAAGAATAGGCGCCAAAGCGGTTTTGGGAAGGCTGTTAATAACAACAAGATAAGGATCGGCCACTTTTAATATAAAATTGTTCCACCATAGTAAAATCGCAATAGCAGTACCAAGCATGGTACTTAAAAGAAATCCCAGCGCCGTCTCAAATAAACTGATTCCCGTATGAATAAACAAACTGCCATCCAATATCATTTCCCATGCAGCGGCAAGGATTCTGGTTGGCTGACTAAAAATAAACGGATCAATCCATTTAAGCCTTGCCGCTATTTCCCAAAAGAAAATAAGACTAAGCAAAACAATAATTTGTGTAACTTTAACAAAAATCTCTGTTTTTTTCAATTTACAGAGATATTTTTTATGCTCTTCAGAAACATATTGATTATTACTCTTCATCGGACTTCAACTCCTTCCACAAGAGGTTAAAATATTCTCTAAATTCAGGAGCTTCCCTGGATTTAAGAGGTGTTCTGTCCTCAACAGATAAATGAATTTCATGGATTGCTTTAATCTTAGCTGGCCTTTGGGTTAACACGACTACCTTATCGGCCATGCTAATAGCTTCCGCAATATCATGAGTGACAAGTATTGCCGTTTTATTCTCTTTCTTTATAATGCTTCCTATTTCATCTGCTACAGACAATCTGGTTTGATAATCCAAAGCTGAAAAAGGCTCATCCAGAAGAAGAATATCGGGTTTTACTGCCAGGGTTCTGATTAAAGCTGCCCTCTGCCTCATTCCGCCGGATAATTCTGAAGGAAAATGATTTTTGAATTCTGCTAAGTCGTAAATATCCAGGAGATGATTGGCATAAGCTATATTTTCGTCCGTTAGCTTATTTTGAATTTCAAGTCCTAAATATACATTCCTGAGAATGGTGCGCCATTCAAAAAGATGATCCTTTTGAAGCATATATCCAACTTTTGAAGTAGTCCCTTTTACTTTTTTCCCAAAAACCAGCACTTCTCCTGAAGAAGGTTCAATCAAACCTGCGATAAGAGAAAGAATAGTGGATTTGCCGCATCCACTGGGCCCTATAATACTTATAAATTCCCCTTCGCCAATAGAAAGATTCAATTGATCCAATGCTTTGGTTTCGCCCGAAGGTGTATGATAGTTTTTGACAACTGATTTAAGTTCAACAATTGGTGACATCCGGTCAACCTCCTTGTTTTATGCCGTTTCAATAATTAATATATTAAAAGAAACGATGAAAAGTGACAAATTTTGGAAAGCAAAAAAAAGAGTTGTTCCATACGCCAGAAAGCATACAGATCAACTCCTTTTCAAAAGGCCTTATAACTGCAATCCTAAAACTTTTATTGCATTTTTCCCTAAGATTTTATCTTTATCTTCATCATTTAGATGAAGAGATCTGATAAACTCCACCTCACTGTCCTGATTTCCCCAGGGAGAATCCGTCCCAAAAAGGATCTGATCTACTCCATGGTTTTTAATGATTCTTGTCATAAAATCTAAATCTAAAGCATGGGAAGTATAGGATGTATCAAAATAAATATCTTCTCCTACAAGATACTTCTCTACTTCATTCCATAAACCGCATCCCCCCATATGGGCGGCAATAATCCTGGCTCCCTTAAAAGTTCTGACTATATTTCTTAACCCCTTAGGAGTGCAATGACAGGGTTCGGGAAGTCCAATATCTATTCCTGCATGAAACAAAGCAATCATATTATGGCTAAAGACTTCCTCATATATTGGAAAAAGTTTGGGATCATCCACGAAAAATTCCTGATAATCCGGGTGAAATTTTATCCCCTTAACTTTGCAGGAAGCCAGATACCGTATTTCACTTTTCCAGTTGGGATATTCCGGATGAATTGTTCCAAAGGATATAATCCTTTCGTTATTAATAGAAGTGCCCCAGCGGTTAATCACTTCGGTCTGTTTCGGCTTGGTGGCAATAGGCTGAATGACACTGATGTCTATATGACTTTCATCCATGGACCTTATCAAATCAGAAACTGTCCCATCCGTATGGGCTGGAATCCCCGACTTTTTCGACAAAACACTAATTGCTTTCTTAGCAATGACATTATCAAAACAATGGGTATGTACATCGATAATCATATGTTATATCTCCCCGCCAACTTAAATTTATAAGTGTATGTTCTTATCTATATATTACTAATACTATGACATTCAATGCTTTTAAGTCAAGCAATACAGATACAACGATTTTACTTTTTCTTAATCAAAAACCCTCCGCAAGGGAGGGCTTTTGATTGTTCTATGTATTACAATCCAAAACTTATGGCTAAACCTTTATCCACTTTTTTCATAAGTTCTTTATCCAGGTGACATATTTTTTCTTTCAGTCTTTTTTTATCAATCGTTCGTATTTGCTCTAACAAAACAACCGAATCTTTTACCAACTCATAAGAGGCTGCATCCACCTCAATATGAGTTGGTAATTTAGCCTTATTGATTTGTGATGTAATGGCAGCACATATAACAGTAGGGCTATATTTATTGCCTATATCGTTTTGCACAATGAGTACCGGGCGTACACCTCCTTGTTCAGATCCGATAACAGGGCTTAAGTCAGCATAAAATACATCTCCTCGTTTCACAACCACATTACTCACACTCCGCTATTTTTTCAAAAAACTGCTCAACCTCTCTTTCAGCTTCAAAGCAAAATTCCGACAACTTCAAATTAATCTCGGCCATTTCCTGATATCCTCTGATCATATTGTCACGAATCTGCTTCTTAGGGTTGCGAGATGTTTTTTCCATCCATTCATCCATATTAGAGGCATTTTTGATGTTTAAAACTTTATGTTTCCTAGCCATTGCAAATCACTCCCTAATCCAGAGTTTCTATTTTCACTCAAATCGGAAGGTATTTATTTGCATATGAAGACAATACACTATTGTCTATATCCTTCTCATATTTTTGCCAATGAAATAGTTTTTATGCAAATTTTTCATCTTTACCAAAGACATTTTGTGTATTTAGAGTTTCATCCAACTCATTCACATAATTGATCTTTTTGATGATGGCTTCATGCTGTTTATAAACTCTTGGGATTCTTTTCCCTACCATACAAATGACTTCATAATTGATTGTATCTATATGATTTGCAATTTCCTCTGCCCCTATCGTCATTTCGCCCTGCGTACCCATCAGAACCACTTCATCCCCTACCCCTACATCAGGGATATCCGATACATCTACCATAAACTGATCCATGCAAATATTCCCTATTATGGGTGCATATTTTCCTTTGATTAGCACTCTTCCTTTATTTGACAATCGCCTTGAATATCCATCTGCATATCCGACTGGAATGGTAGCAACCTTAGTTTTTCTCCTGGTGACAAATTTTCGGCTATAACTTATGGGGACATCTTCATCTACTTCTTTTATAAAAACTACCTGAGACTTTAAAGTCATCGCAGGCTTTAAATGGATGGTGTCTTTCTTTACTTCATCTGAAGGATACAATCCATATAAAATAATTCCCGGACGAATTAAATTCATATGCATATTTTTATAGCCAATAAAACCAGCGCTGTTGGAACAATGTTTAATTGGAATGTAAACACCTTCTTTTTCCAACTGACTAATAAAAGAAGTAAAACGGCTAAACTGTAATTCTGTAAAGGAAGGATCTTTTTCATCTGCAGAAGAAAAATGGGTAAAAATGCCCTCAATCTGAAGATTAGGCAATTTGCTTATTTCTTTAATTAAATTCACTGAATCCTGATTAGGCTGTAATCCGATTCTGCCCATTCCAGTATCAATTTTTATATGAATCGCAGCGGTTTTACTTTGTCTTACGGCCGCATCAGAAATAGCTTTTGCCATATCATAGGAAAATACGGTCTGAATAAAATCATAGTAGACGATTTCTTCTGCCTGCTCTAGTGCAGTATAGCCCAAAATAAGTATCGGCACGCTAATATTATTTTTTCTTAATTGTTCGCCCTCATCCAAAATGGCAACCGCCAGTCTGTGTACGCCATTCTCTATAAGTACTCTGCTTACTTCAACTGCTCCGTGGCCATAAGCATCTGCTTTTACAATGGCCATGATTTCTGTATCTTCTGAAACTTGATTTTTAATCTGATGTATATTATGTGCGATTGCATCCAAATTAATCTCTGCAATCACACGGTAGAATTCTTGCGTCATTTGTGTGCCTCCCTAAATGCTCTTCAGTCTTTCTCTGCTGATGGCTTCAATTGAAACATACTAGCATCTAAATCAACATTATACTTAAATTCTCCATATTTAACAATAATTCTTTCTTTTCCTTCGGTGTCATATATTACCAACTGTGCCGGGTTCAAAGTCTTGTTGGATATCCATAGTTTCTCTGTAGCAAGATATTTGCCACCTTCAGGGATCATTGCTTCTAAAACAGTATATTCATCATTATTGTTATTGAAAACTTCTAAAGTAACTTCTTCTGATTGAAGATAATTTTTCACAAATGTTCCCAGAAATATTTCATAGGTATTCTTTGATTGGGGTATTTCATTCACTGCTTCTCCAAGAATTCGGGGGTTATACTGCATGACTTTTTTTCCATCGAATACTGTGACCAGCCCTTTCACCTGTTCTGGATCAGTGATTTCTATTCTGTATTCTCCACTCATTTTATAATATTGCTTTGTCTTGTATGTATTTTTGCCTTTATTTGAAATATACGTTACATCCGCAATACATGCATAACTTTCCATTGTCGTTAGTTTTTCCTGAATTTTTTCCATAGGTGATTTTGGGGTTCCTCCAGTAGAACAAGCAGCCAAAACGGTGCAAATCATAGTAAGGATGGGTATAATAAATAAAATCCCCGATTTCTTCACTCAATCCCCCCTTGATGGACTGCAAGGCGATCTTTGCATATTATGCCCTGTACCTTTTTAGTCCCTCATTGTAACGTTTTACACCTTCTAGGAATATTATACTCCCTAAAATTTCGATATATGACTGCCAGAAAAAAGCTTCTCATCTTTAACTGGATGGGTAATAAAGTTTCATTGCTTTCGGTACATAATTGCAGATATCTCCGGCCAGCATTCCATGCTGTCCCAGATCAGCAGCTGCCAAATCCCCTGCTTTTCCATGGATGAATGTGCCGAGTACCGCTGCTTTATAAGGATTTAACCCTTGCCCAATAAGTCCTGCTATAATCCCTGTTAATACATCTCCTGCCCCCGCTGTGGACATACCGGGATTTCCGGTAAGATTGATGTAGATTTGCCCGTCCGGATCGCCTATGATGGTCTTTGCATCCTTTAATACCAGTATAACGTGCCATTTATGGCAGAATTCCCTTACAGTATCAATTGGATTGGCTAAAACTTCTTCTGTACTCTTGTTAATCAATCTTCCCATTTCTCCTGGATGAGGGGTCAATACCACAGGTACTTTTAAGTTTCTTAACATATCGATATTCTTGGCAATGGCATTAATGCCATCTGCATCGATTACTAAAGGAATTCTCGCATGTTTAATCAGCCGTCTCATAAATTCTGTAACTTGAGGTCCTTGACCAATACCTGGACCTGCTGCAATCACTGTCGCTTTCTTCAGATACGGCTTAATATCATCAAAGCTTTCTCTGCAGAATTTCCCATCTTCGTCATGAACAGCGACCGTGATCACCTCCGTTAATTTTTCTTGCAGAATATCTGTAATACTTTCAGGAACACCTAAACTTACCAATCCTGCTCCTGATCTGAATGCCCCCTGACAGGTCAAAGCCGCTGCTCCTGTCATCCCTTTAGAACCGGCCATCACCTGAACTCTGCCATAAGTCCCTTTATTGCTTCTTGGAAATCTGGGGGGGATAAAACTATTTACTTCTTCTTCCCTTAAAACATTCATTTTCAATTGAGCATGGTCAATCACTTCTTTGGGAATACCTATGTCCGCAATGACCAGTTCTCCCACATATTCTGTCCCAGGATAGACATAAAGTCCAATCTTAGGCAAGGCTAAAGTAACGGTTTTATGAGCCTTAACTGCATTCCCCATAATGGCCCCTGTTTCTGAGTCAATACCGGAAGGAATATCAATAGCAAGGATATATTTCCCATAAAAATTGATTAAATCAATTAGATCATTGAAAATACCGCTGACAGGCTTCGATAGCCCCGTTCCAAAAATTGCATCCACAATCAAATCGCTTTTTTCAATAAGCGTAGCGATCTGGTCATCAATCAAAGCATCCTTATTTAAAATGATTTTCGGAATCTGCAATTTCTCTGCAATATTATAATTGGTTCTTGCATCATCTTTTAACAAAAGAGGGTCCCCTATGAAGATTATAGTTACATCCATGCCGCAATTATGAAGATGTCTTGCTACGCCTAACCCATCTCCGCCGTTGTTGCCCTGGCCACAAAAGATTACAACATTGGCTTTGGGGATATTTTGCAAATCCTTTTTGATTTCATTAACGACAGCCAATACTGCATTTTCCATCAGCACAATTCCCGGGATGCCTATTTTATGAATAGCAGTTTCATCAATTTGCTTCATTTCTTTTCCACTACATACCTTCATCAATTCTCCTCCTTTTGTACAATGGCATATGCTACAGCATATTCCCTGCAATGGGATAGAGTAATAAAAATTTTCGAAACTTTAAGTTCTTCTGCCAGTTTTTTCGCATTTCCGTATGTAAGTACATAAGGCTTGCCCATATCATCCCTAAGTACTTCTATATCACGCAGTCCAAAGTTTCTAAATCCCGTACCGAATGCCTTGGCAACAGCTTCTTTAGCCGCAAAAGTGGCAGCTATAGTGTTAAAACTATTTTTTCTTTCTTGGAAGAGCTTTTGCTCCTGCTCGGTAAAACACTTTTTTAGAAATCGCTCATTTCTTCTAACGGCTTCCTCAATTCTTCTAATTTCAATGATATCTGTTCCGATCCCCAGAATCACTTTCTCACCGCCAATAATTCTTATCCAAATAATCGATAAAATCTGCACCTACCAAATCATGTAAATAAGAATAAATTTGAGATGCTTTTTCTTCATGAATCGTCTTTTCTTCCAATTTTGCTTTTAAAAGTTCTCTGGTTTTTTCAATCCACTCATTTAATTCCTCTAAAGCTTTTTGATGTTCTTTCATTTCTCCGTAACAAATTTTAACACTTTCTTCGAGCAACTTTCCGTTGACTTCCTGGATTTCTTCCGGAATCGTAGCCAGCCGGTTCTGTATTTCTTCTATTTTTTCATTAATCTCTAAAATATACTTTTGATTCTTTTCCATCTCTTTTTTAGCCGCTTCATTTTCATTGTTAAAAGCTTCTGTAGTAAGCTCAAGTATTCCATCCATTAATTTTTTCTTTAACTTTAAATAATCTTTCAGGTCATTATTCAGCTGCCCTTGCTGCTTAAGCAAATTACCAAGTCTTTCTTCCAAGTCACGGATGGTTTTTGTTTTCTTTTCGGGAGGAAAAATATTATGCCACACTTTGTCTAAAATTAAAATCGGAACCCGACTATGCCGAAGCATTTCCATATCCAGATCAGCCTTCTTTTTATTCTTGTTCCACGGAAAATTCATTCTCCTTCTCCCTCCCCATTTGATATCTTTTATGAGTTGAAACTGTGCTAAAGCCTAAACCGTCCCAAAATTTCTGCCCAATATCATTATCTTGATCAACATGTATATCGATATAATCCACTTCCTTCTCCTTAAAATCTTCCATAATACAACGGACGAGCTGAGTTGCCAATCCTCTTCTTCTATATTCTGGCATAATATATATTTCCTCAATACTTCCCTCATTTTTTATATCGTATAATGGAGGGATTTTCCGTATACTTCCTCTGATGTAGCCTATCACTTTTGCATCTGCTTCTGCTACGTAGATCAAGACTTGCCTGCTTTCAATAATCCATTCCAATTCTTCTTCTTTGAGTTTCTTCCAGTCTTGAGTTATTGGGAAAATAATATTTTTGCTCTTATGAAACAATATCAATTCATTCCATGAAATACTTAAGATCTCTATGTCCTTTTTATGCGCTTTTCTTATGTTAATCATATCAAGCCTCTATTTCTAGTCATTTCATTTTATTTTATTGTATCACTGAACTAAAATAATTAAAATAAAAACCCCGATATAAATCGGAGTTTTTATAAACATAAGCTATTTGACTTATCCGCCTGTTAATTTCAATAATTTAGTAATTATTGCTGCTGCCTCCGCCCTGGTAACCTTCCCGGAAGGTCTAAAGGTACGGTCCGGATAACCACTTAGTATGGAATAATAAAAAGCAATACCTAATTCTTTTTTATGCTGGATGTTTTTTGCATCCGAAAAGTTGAAATTCTGACCAACAGAATTGGTATATCCCAAATATTTAAGGAAATTGCCTACCATAGCAGCCATTTCATCCCTTGTGAGGGTATCATCATATTTCAATTTTGAAAAATTCGTGCCATAATCTGCTTCGGAAACTAATTTCATTTTTTTCGCTGCGTCAAAATAGCCCTGTTTTACAAACCAATGGTCTTCATTATTTTTCTTCGTGAGCTTATGGTCTGTACTCCTGATCAGCATAGTCATGAATTCCGCCTTTGTAACCTTATTCTCCGGTTTAAAAGATCCATCTTCATATCCTTTGGCAATATCATGATCCACTACTGTTGTAATTGCTTCTTTTGCCCAATGATGATCCGGAACATCGGTCATCAGATACAAAGGTTTTTTCGAGATTTCTTCGAATTTGAATTTTATCGGTTCCGTAGAAAACATAAATCCTTTTGGATCTTTTATGAAGAGCCTGAAATAATATTCTCCCTTATATTGATCATCCAGGATTAAATTGTTCGTATCTTTATTACGGCTTACGGCGCTGCCAATATAAGCTCTCATCGGTTCTCCTGTCACAACAGTTTTAACAGGCCTTGGAAAATGATTGTCATCTACAGGATAAGAAATCAATGTATATTCGTAATTTTTTCCATCAGATATAGGCTCCCAGGATATTTCATATTGTGGATATCCCGGCATAATTTCTCCCACTTTTTTAATCGTTAATGTAGGCTTTGTGGGGAGGGTTGGCTCTACAGTGGTATAACCAGCCATCCTCAGCCAGTATAAGTAAAGACCAGGTACATCTGCCGCCAGAGGTATGGATAAATTCTCTTGTGGCAGAAGATTAAAACTGTCAGTGGAATAATAATAATCTTTTATATTCTGCTCAACTCTTTCCTTAACATCTTTATAATCTACGGACTTTTTAGCCGTTGGAGAACCAAAAAGCTGGACGTAGTCTTCTGCTGCAATTTCTGCTACATCCCATTTGTGAATATATCCTGTATCATTCACCGAATAATATTCCACCTCTTTGTAATTGGTCAGGCCTCTGATTTTAGCATACTTTGTTTGCTCCCATTGATTAAAATGTTTATTTTCTTTGGTCAGCAGATAATACAGTGTGAAGTGATGTCCGTATTCATGGGATAATACCCACGCCAATTGGGATACATCTTTATATTGGTCCCCATTAAATATTTCTATGTAACGGCCTTTCTTGTATACATATTTGCCTTCGCTGTTAATATCATAATCTTCAAAATAATTTCCTGCAACACCATCCGGAGAATCAGGATATATATATATAGTAGATAGAAAATTCAACTCTTCTCCGTGGAAATTTTTTAAAAGCTCATCATAAATGCTTTTTAACTTTTCCTGAGAGGTCCAGTTTTTTGAAAAACTAACGATTTTAACACCTTGGTCTCCTTCATATGTACCAAGAGGGGCTCCATATTCTTTTCTTGCCTGTGCTTCAACGCTGCTGCTGAACATAATAAACAGAAAAATAATAAAACCAGCTGTATAAATACTTTTTTTCATTTTGTCCCTCCTCGTACTTTCTGTCCATGCAGAATCTTTAATTACATTATATAGAAGAATTATTGAATTACTGTTACAGGGACATTAAATATCTTTAAGATTTGATTGCAGTGGTATAAAGATCTGAGCAATCAAAGTTATTATTTAAAAAATTATAAGCCAGGGAGATGAAGATTTTATGACCCAGAATAATTTCTCGGTTAATTATATCCGATGGCTACTTTATGGTATTTTTCTGATTTCAGCAGTATTGCTTGCAATATCCATATTTATTATCATTTATTTTATATCTTCCCCGTTGCCATCTTTTAATTCTAAGGAAGAATACGGCTTTTCAATACAAGAAATTCGTTCGTCTATTTTCTCTTCCGACGGAAAATCTCACAGTATAGCCGCCGACTTTTATATTACTTCCTCTAAAAAGAATTTAACTCAGGCTGAGCTTAATTCTCTTCGAATCGCTATATTAGAAATCATTCCAACTCTTGATTATGAGCAACTCACTAAAATGGGCGGAACGGATTATTTTACAGAAAGTATAAAAAAAGGACTTAATGCCCGTTCATCCGAAGAATGGATTGAGAGAGTATATGTCTCAAACCTTTTGCTGGATATAACGGTAAGTCCTGAAAAAAATAAACGAAATAATACGATTGAAAAAATGTTTCAAAACTATTAAAACAACACCGGAAAAAATCCTATGATAAAGCCTAAAAGACCTCCTAACCAGGTTATGGCTTTTAGTTCTCTGTCCACAACGGATAAAATGATCTGTTCAGTATAATCCGTTTCGAAGTCCATGATCCTTTCTTCAACTATATGAGGAATGTCCAGCAGGGCAGCGATTTCAGAGGATTTACTCGTAATGATTAGCTTGTAATATTTTATAACGGCATCTTGTATCTTTTCCTCCAATGATTTTCCAATTCTTTTCACCCAACGAGAAACAGGGACCTCTAAGGATCTTTTTATTTCTTTTGAAATAAAAAGATTTATTTTTTTGAAAATCTCATTTTTTTGAATAAGGTTTTCCAGATATTCTCTGATCCATTGATGCATATCCTGAACTATATTAGGCTTAATTGCAGTGATTAAAGTAAGTACAGTAAGATCCTGCTTACTCATGTATTCTTTAATCATTGCCTTAAGTTTTTCCAGTGTTTCTTCTTTTGTAAAATATAAGATTACTTTATTGAGTATATCCTCTATTTCGCTTGTATGATGGGCCAGCTGAATTTTGTCTGCCCATTCCTTTACAGGTTTTTCTACGACATAATCTATAAAACTGTTAATTTGCTTTAGAATTTCTTCTCGTTTTTCTTCGTTTTGTGCGCTTTCTTCTATATATCGAAGCGTCTTGTCATATATTTTGTCTGCATCTACGAACATAAGTGCCAGTTTCCCTAAATTCGCCTGTATCAGTTCCAAAAGAATCTGCTTTAATTTCTGCTGTATAAAGGGTTTATTCATATAGTCTATGAGAAGAGTAACCAAACCAGGAAAATAGTCTCTTATAACTTCTTTCACATAGATCATCCATGAATCCGGGATGATTTCTGACATGGTACGCTCTTCATTTTGAATTCTGTCTTTTAGTTCTATAATTTCGCCTATAATCCATTGTCTAAAGGTATCACCCTGCAAAAAGTCAGACTGAATTATATTTTCTACAGGTATGTCTTCCACTTTTCTGGTTAAAATACTTTTAATAGGATGCATAATTAATGAAGTTATTTCGTCCAATACTTGCTGATCGCTAATTTTACTGAAGATAAACTGACTTAAAGTATTTTCTATGGAGTCTATGGTACTGTTCTTATGATCTCCTAAAATTTCAGTGAGAATGGTATCCAGGCTTTCTTCATTATTTCTTAGACTATAAAAAGCATTGGCTGTTATACTTCTTAAACTTTCAAGAACTTTTTCATCCACCAATGCCTTTACCAAAGCCTCTTCAGAAAGAAGATGTTTTCCTACAGTTTCGCCCACCTTTTTGGCTATTCTATTTTTTTCTTTGGGAATTAACCCGGGAGTAAAAGGTACTTTCATCCCAAAAATCCTTTTTTCTTCATGAGGGCGAAAAAGCATTTTAATCGCAAGCCAATTGGTAAAATACCCTATTACACTTCCTGCAATAGGGCTAATAAGAAATTCGGATATGTTCATGTTGTCTTCACGCACTTCCTATCATTTGTTTTGTTTTTTCATCTCTGCTTCTTTTTTAAGCTTTTTTCGGTTAATGTTATAAGACATGATCATTAAACTATCGGATAAATGGACATCCTCAACCACCACATCAGGTGAAAGATCCAAGTCCACAGCAGAAAAATTCCATAAGCCTTTGATTCCCCACTTTGCCAAGTCTTCTGCAACCTTTCTGACTTTAGACTTAGGTAAAGTAAGAAATGCAACGTCAATCTTGTTTTCTTTTACGAAAGACTCCATTTCATCAATATCTCTGACTTCTATCCCTCTGATCGTCATACCTATCAATCTCGGATTCACATCAAACAAACCTTTAAGAATAAATCCTCTTTTTTCGAATTTAGTATAGTTTGCTAAGGCTTGTCCTAAATTCCCCACACCAACAATAATAAACTTATATGTATTGTTCAGCCCTAATATTTTTCCAATCTCGTTATATAAATATTCTACATTATACCCGTATCCCTGCTGTCCAAATCCTCCAAAATTGTTTAAATCTTGACGAATTTGGGAAGCTGTTACTCCCATTCGTTCACTGAGTTCCTTGGATGAAATACGAGTGATATCGTTCTCTAGAAGCTCTCCCAAGTATCGATAATACCTAGGCAACCGCTTTACTACGGCAATTGAAATTCTTCTATCTGTATCCAATTGATTCTAGCTCCTTTCGCCTAATGTAACATAAAGTATGTTTAAAGTATAACATTGATACAAAAATAATGTCAATCACGCCTTTCTTTTTGGTCGGCTTTTTGATATCATAGTTTATAGTATGCTTATGATCAAATGTAAGAGGTGGCAATATGATTTTGGCGTGTAAAGATATCACCAAAACCTTTGGAACGGATATCATACTTAAAAATATTACCTTTCAAATAGAAGAAAAAGAGAAAGTAGCTATTGTTGGTGTAAACGGTGCAGGTAAATCCACTTTATTTAAAATTCTGGCCGGAGAACTATCTTATGACAGCGGTGAAATTTTTAAAGCTAAGGATACCTCTATAGGTTATCTTTCTCAAAACATGGAAATTAATACAAATAATACGATTTTGGATGAAATGATGACTGTTTTTTCCGAACTTCTTGAAATAGAGTCTTCCATCCGTCTTCTTGAAGAAAAAATGAGTGCTCATAAAGGGGAAGATCTCTCAAATCTTATGCGTCAGTATTCCCTGCTCCAGCATGAGTTTGAAGAAAAGAACGGATATGGCTTCAAAAGCCAA
This is a stretch of genomic DNA from Defluviitalea raffinosedens. It encodes these proteins:
- a CDS encoding ABC transporter permease; this encodes MKSNNQYVSEEHKKYLCKLKKTEIFVKVTQIIVLLSLIFFWEIAARLKWIDPFIFSQPTRILAAAWEMILDGSLFIHTGISLFETALGFLLSTMLGTAIAILLWWNNFILKVADPYLVVINSLPKTALAPILIVWIGNNMKSILFTAILMSIVVTTLTVLNGFLEVDQDKIKLIETFGGSKKDILKKVMLPANVPTMINALKVNVGLSLVGVMVGEFLVAKAGLGYLIIYGSQIFKLDWVMLSIVILGVLAALLYKCVMILEKRFLKWRE
- a CDS encoding ABC transporter ATP-binding protein; its protein translation is MSPIVELKSVVKNYHTPSGETKALDQLNLSIGEGEFISIIGPSGCGKSTILSLIAGLIEPSSGEVLVFGKKVKGTTSKVGYMLQKDHLFEWRTILRNVYLGLEIQNKLTDENIAYANHLLDIYDLAEFKNHFPSELSGGMRQRAALIRTLAVKPDILLLDEPFSALDYQTRLSVADEIGSIIKKENKTAILVTHDIAEAISMADKVVVLTQRPAKIKAIHEIHLSVEDRTPLKSREAPEFREYFNLLWKELKSDEE
- a CDS encoding amidohydrolase family protein, with amino-acid sequence MIIDVHTHCFDNVIAKKAISVLSKKSGIPAHTDGTVSDLIRSMDESHIDISVIQPIATKPKQTEVINRWGTSINNERIISFGTIHPEYPNWKSEIRYLASCKVKGIKFHPDYQEFFVDDPKLFPIYEEVFSHNMIALFHAGIDIGLPEPCHCTPKGLRNIVRTFKGARIIAAHMGGCGLWNEVEKYLVGEDIYFDTSYTSHALDLDFMTRIIKNHGVDQILFGTDSPWGNQDSEVEFIRSLHLNDEDKDKILGKNAIKVLGLQL
- a CDS encoding type II toxin-antitoxin system PemK/MazF family toxin gives rise to the protein MVVKRGDVFYADLSPVIGSEQGGVRPVLIVQNDIGNKYSPTVICAAITSQINKAKLPTHIEVDAASYELVKDSVVLLEQIRTIDKKRLKEKICHLDKELMKKVDKGLAISFGL
- the alr gene encoding alanine racemase, which translates into the protein MTQEFYRVIAEINLDAIAHNIHQIKNQVSEDTEIMAIVKADAYGHGAVEVSRVLIENGVHRLAVAILDEGEQLRKNNISVPILILGYTALEQAEEIVYYDFIQTVFSYDMAKAISDAAVRQSKTAAIHIKIDTGMGRIGLQPNQDSVNLIKEISKLPNLQIEGIFTHFSSADEKDPSFTELQFSRFTSFISQLEKEGVYIPIKHCSNSAGFIGYKNMHMNLIRPGIILYGLYPSDEVKKDTIHLKPAMTLKSQVVFIKEVDEDVPISYSRKFVTRRKTKVATIPVGYADGYSRRLSNKGRVLIKGKYAPIIGNICMDQFMVDVSDIPDVGVGDEVVLMGTQGEMTIGAEEIANHIDTINYEVICMVGKRIPRVYKQHEAIIKKINYVNELDETLNTQNVFGKDEKFA
- a CDS encoding germination lipoprotein GerS-related protein, with the protein product MKKSGILFIIPILTMICTVLAACSTGGTPKSPMEKIQEKLTTMESYACIADVTYISNKGKNTYKTKQYYKMSGEYRIEITDPEQVKGLVTVFDGKKVMQYNPRILGEAVNEIPQSKNTYEIFLGTFVKNYLQSEEVTLEVFNNNNDEYTVLEAMIPEGGKYLATEKLWISNKTLNPAQLVIYDTEGKERIIVKYGEFKYNVDLDASMFQLKPSAEKD
- a CDS encoding NAD(P)H-hydrate dehydratase, which produces MKVCSGKEMKQIDETAIHKIGIPGIVLMENAVLAVVNEIKKDLQNIPKANVVIFCGQGNNGGDGLGVARHLHNCGMDVTIIFIGDPLLLKDDARTNYNIAEKLQIPKIILNKDALIDDQIATLIEKSDLIVDAIFGTGLSKPVSGIFNDLIDLINFYGKYILAIDIPSGIDSETGAIMGNAVKAHKTVTLALPKIGLYVYPGTEYVGELVIADIGIPKEVIDHAQLKMNVLREEEVNSFIPPRFPRSNKGTYGRVQVMAGSKGMTGAAALTCQGAFRSGAGLVSLGVPESITDILQEKLTEVITVAVHDEDGKFCRESFDDIKPYLKKATVIAAGPGIGQGPQVTEFMRRLIKHARIPLVIDADGINAIAKNIDMLRNLKVPVVLTPHPGEMGRLINKSTEEVLANPIDTVREFCHKWHVILVLKDAKTIIGDPDGQIYINLTGNPGMSTAGAGDVLTGIIAGLIGQGLNPYKAAVLGTFIHGKAGDLAAADLGQHGMLAGDICNYVPKAMKLYYPSS
- the acpS gene encoding holo-ACP synthase, with the protein product MILGIGTDIIEIRRIEEAVRRNERFLKKCFTEQEQKLFQERKNSFNTIAATFAAKEAVAKAFGTGFRNFGLRDIEVLRDDMGKPYVLTYGNAKKLAEELKVSKIFITLSHCREYAVAYAIVQKEEN